In Lotus japonicus ecotype B-129 chromosome 5, LjGifu_v1.2, one genomic interval encodes:
- the LOC130716912 gene encoding tubulin alpha chain-like, with translation MRECISVHIGQAGIQVGNACWELYCLEHGIGPDGQMPSDKTVGGGDDAFNTFFSETGAGKHVPRAVFVDLEPTVIDEVRTGTYRQLFHPEQLISGKEDAANNFARGHYTIGKEIVDLCLDRIRKLADNCTGLQGFLVFNAVGGGTGSGLGSLLLERLSVDYGKKSKLGFTVYPSPQVSTSVVEPYNSVLSTHSLLEHTDVAVLLDNEAIYDICRRSLDIERPTYTNLNRLISQVISSLTASLRFDGALNVDVTEFQTNLVPYPRIHFMLSSYAPVISAEKAYHEQLSVAEITNSAFEPSSMMAKCDPRHGKYMACCLMYRGDVVPKDVNAAVGSIKTKRTIQFVDWCPTGFKCGINYQPPTVVPGGDLAKVQRAVCMISNSTSVAEVFSRIDVKFDLMYSKRAFVHWYVGEGMEEGEFSEAREDLAALEKDYEEVGAESGEGGDDDIEDY, from the exons ATGAGGGAGTGCATCTCAGTTCACATTGGTCAGGCCGGTATTCAAGTCGGAAATGCCTGTTGGGAGCTCTACTGTCTTGAGCATGGAATCGGG CCTGATGGCCAAATGCCAAGTGACAAGACTGTAGGCGGTGGTGATGATGCATTCAACACTTTCTTCAGCGAGACTGGTGCTGGAAAGCATGTCCCTCGTGCTGTCTTTGTGGATCTTGAGCCCACCGTGATTGATGAGGTGAGGACTGGAACTTACCGCCAGCTCTTCCACCCGGAGCAGCTGATCAGTGGGAAAGAAGATGCTGCCAACAACTTTGCCCGTGGTCATTATACCA TTGGGAAAGAGATCGTTGATCTGTGTTTGGACCGCATCAGAAAGCTGGCTGACAACTGCACTGGTCTGCAAGGGTTCTTGGTCTTCAATGCTGTTGGTGGAGGAACTGGTTCTGGGCTTGGTTCCCTTCTGTTGGAGCGTCTCTCTGTTGATTATGGCAAGAAATCGAAGCTCGGGTTCACTGTGTATCCCTCTCCTCAGGTGTCCACCTCCGTTGTGGAGCCATACAACAGTGTCCTCTCTACCCACTCCCTCTTGGAGCACACTGATGTTGCTGTTCTTCTGGACAATGAAGCCATTTATGACATTTGTAGGCGCTCCCTTGACATTGAGCGTCCCACCTACACCAACCTCAACCGTCTCATTTCTCAG GTGATCTCTTCCTTGACTGCTTCTCTGAGATTTGATGGTGCCCTCAATGTGGATGTCACTGAATTCCAGACCAATTTGGTTCCTTATCCCAGGATCCATTTTATGCTTTCCTCGTATGCTCCAGTAATCTCTGCTGAGAAGGCTTACCATGAGCAGCTTTCGGTGGCGGAAATCACCAACAGTGCATTTGAGCCATCATCCATGATGGCCAAGTGTGACCCTCGCCACGGAAAGTACATGGCGTGTTGTCTGATGTACCGTGGTGATGTTGTGCCCAAAGATGTGAATGCTGCTGTTGGCTCCATCAAAACCAAGAGAACCATTCAGTTTGTAGATTGGTGCCCTACTGGTTTCAAATGCGGTATCAACTATCAGCCACCCACTGTTGTTCCGGGTGGTGACCTTGCAAAGGTGCAGAGGGCAGTTTGCATGATTTCAAACTCCACCAGTGTTGCCGAGGTGTTCAGTCGTATTGATGTAAAGTTTGATCTCATGTATTCCAAGCGTGCCTTTGTCCACTGGTACGTGGGTGAGGGTATGGAAGAAGGTGAATTTTCTGAAGCTCGTGAAGATCTTGCTGCTCTTGAAAAGGATTATGAAGAAGTGGGTGCTGAGTCCGGTGAGGGTGGGGATGACGATATTGAGGACTACTAG
- the LOC130719974 gene encoding amino acid permease 6-like: MALQSSISIAAAPEVDGKFDDDGRVKRTGTWITATSHIVTAVIGSGVLSLAWAMAQLGWVAGTISLVTFSLITLFTSFLLTDCYRYPNPVTGMRNCTYMEMVKNILGGVQYRFCGLAQYGNLIGISIGYTVTGSISMVAVKKSNCFHKYGHKADCVTQNYPFMVIFGIIEILLSQIPDFHELSWLSILAAIMSFGYASIGVALSIAKIAEGGIHDKTTLTGTIIGVDVTGTQKLWNTFQAVGNIAFAYAFSVVFVEIQDTLKSSPPENKAMKKANIAGVTTTSMFYMLSGFLGYAAFGNKAPGNFLTGFGFYEPYWLIDIANVFIVVHLVGAYQVFVQPVFVLVENWGRARWPHSNFIAKEYYVNLPLVGTFRMNMFRLVWRTAFVTFSTVMAILLPFFNSIVGLIGAFSFWPLTVYFPVEMYMKQAKVPRFSLVWFALKLLSGFCLIVTLVAIAGSVEGIITDLKTYKPF; this comes from the exons ATGGCATTGCAGAGTAGCATCTCCATTGCTGCTGCACCAGAAGTTGATGGGaaatttgatgatgatggtCGCGTGAAACGGACAG gaaCATGGATAACTGCTACATCACACATAGTGACGGCTGTGATTGGCTCTGGTGTGCTTTCATTGGCATGGGCCATGGCTCAGTTGGGATGGGTTGCAGGGACTATCAGCCTAGTAACTTTCTCCCTCATCACACTCTTTACCTCTTTTCTGCTCACTGATTGCTACAGGTACCCTAATCCTGTGACTGGAATGCGAAACTGCACATACATGGAGATGGTGAAAAATATACTAG GTGGAGTTCAGTACAGGTTTTGTGGACTTGCTCAGTATGGAAATCTCATAGGAATAAGCATTGGATACACTGTCACTGGATCCATTAGCATGGT GGCCGTCAAAAAATCCAATTGCTTTCATAAGTATGGTCATAAAGCAGATTGTGTCACACAAAATTACCCATTTATGGTCATATTTGGGATCATAGAGATTTTATTAAGCCAAATCCCAGACTTTCATGAACTTTCATGGCTCTCCATTCTAGCTGCCATTATGTCCTTTGGTTACGCTTCCATAGGCGTTGCTCTCTCCATAGCCAAAATAGCAG AAGGAGGAATCCATGACAAGACAACCCTTACGGGGACCATCATTGGAGTGGATGTGACAGGCACTCAGAAGCTTTGGAATACCTTCCAAGCAGTTGGAAACATAGCTTTTGCATATGCCTTCAGTGTAGTCTTTGTTGAGATACAG GACACATTAAAATCAAGCCCACCAGAAAATAAAGCCATGAAGAAAGCAAACATCGCTGGAGTTACAACCACCTCAATGTTTTATATGCTAAGTGGCTTCTTAGGATATGCAGCATTTGGGAACAAAGCACCAGGAAACTTCTTAACAGGGTTTGGTTTCTACGAACCATATTGGCTCATTGACATTGCTAATGTTTTCATCGTTGTTCATCTGGTCGGAGCCTACCAG GTGTTTGTTCAACCCGTTTTTGTGCTAGTGGAGAATTGGGGTAGGGCGCGTTGGCCACATAGCAACTTCATAGCAAAAGAATACTATGTGAACCTTCCATTGGTTGGCACATTCAGAATGAACATGTTCAGGTTGGTATGGAGGACAGCGTTTGTGACATTCTCCACAGTGATGGCTATATTACTACCCTTCTTCAACAGCATTGTTGGTTTAATTGGAGCTTTTTCATTCTGGCCCTTGACTGTGTACTTTCCAGTAGAGATGTACATGAAACAGGCTAAAGTACCCAGGTTTTCTCTGGTGTGGTTTGCATTGAAGCTGCTTAGTGGGTTTTGCTTGATTGTGACTCTTGTTGCTATCGCTGGATCTGTAGAGGGAATCATCACTGACCTTAAGACCTATAAGCCCTTCTAG
- the LOC130718083 gene encoding uncharacterized protein LOC130718083 codes for MASLRPTLSQLSLSKSNFSRHPTRNISPPDCFLVRRIGKFQTFTASKFMVSCTSQNSQNQNNGDEAPESLFMKELKRRGMNPTSLLEDYKQSSNVLDEEVYVNEEDRGSPKRSAVSTNIERGLENQRERSMALNSEGLEGLVPRAKLLLTLGGTFFLAFGPLILVTVALFSALYFYFGPSFVHDGSNMSLSPPQYVDPYELLEDERISQIAPRLN; via the exons ATGGCTTCTTTGAGACCAACCCTTTCTCAACTTTCCCTTTCCAAATCCAATTTTTCCAGACACCCCACAAGGAATATTAGTCCCCCAGATTGTTTTTTAGTCAGAAGGATCGGAAAGTTTCAAACTTTCACTGCTTCCAAGTTCATGGTCTCCTGTACTTCTCAAAATTCTCAGAACCAAAATAAtg GAGATGAAGCTCCAGAGTCATTATTCATGAAGGAATTGAAGAGGAGGGGCATGAACCCTACATCTTTGCTTGAGGATTACAAGCAAAGCAGCAACGTACTTGATGAAGAGGTGTATGTGAATGAAGAAGATAGAGGTTCCCCAAAAAGAAGTGCTGTCTCAACCAATATTGAGAGGGGTCTTGAAAATCAGAGGGAGCGATCTATGGCGCTGAATAGTGAAGGTCTTGAG GGCTTGGTACCTCGAGCTAAACTTCTGTTGACACTGGGAGGAACATTCTTCTTGGCATTTGGGCCGTTGATCCTCGTAACCGTTGCATTGTTTTCTGCTCTTTACTTT TATTTTGGACCGTCTTTTGTTCACGACGGAAGCAATATGTCTTTATCTCCTCCACAATACGTGGACCCCTATGAACTTCTAGAGGATGAAAGGATATCTCAGATAGCACCTCGGCTAAATTGA